The Henckelia pumila isolate YLH828 chromosome 2, ASM3356847v2, whole genome shotgun sequence genome includes a window with the following:
- the LOC140878444 gene encoding uncharacterized protein: protein MAEGKTKVGRKRVAEEISRGKGPYPYVPLSVSLEKAMQVCEERQVLARPRNAERGPRLPPSNKFCNFHQEYGHFTNDCQRLGEEVQRIISEDARIRAELTQRANPPRQGRAPQWRNQENEMGNQPDPQRRAPRNGQEDRVEQISNHPHMGMINMISGGTTDGDSGRARKAHGRRLENFEVNTQLSCPADPNISFGMEDLKDVVIPHNDPLLVTLTITNYDVARIFVDTGSSVNIIFKETLDQMKLEGFDLDPITTELYGFTGHALQPLGQIVLPLSPGNGEQRVTKMACFTVVDAPFSFNGILGRLALSDFRAVESTYH from the coding sequence ATGGCAGAAGGGAAAACAAAAGTAGGAAGGAAGAGGGTTGCAGAAGAGATAAGTAGGGGTAAGGGGCCTTATCCTTATGTACCTCTTTCAGTAAGCTTGGAAAAAGCGATGCAGGTATGTGAGGAAAGACAGGTGCTTGCAAGACCCCGAAACGCTGAAAGAGGCCCACGGTTACCTCCATCTaataaattttgcaattttcatCAAGAATATGGACATTTCACTAATGACTGCCAGAGGTTAGGGGAGGAGGTGCAAAGAATTATTTCTGAGGATGCTCGAATCAGGGCTGAACTGACTCAAAGAGCAAATCCTCCTCGTCAGGGTAGAGCTCCTCAGTGGAGGAATCAGGAAAATGAAATGGGAAACCAACCTGATCCTCAAAGAAGAGCTCCGCGAAATGGTCAGGAAGATAGAGTTGAGCAAATTTCAAATCACCCTCACATGGGCATGATTAATATGATTTCAGGAGGCACTACAGATGGAGACTCAGGAAGGGCTCGCAAAGCTCATGGGCGCAGGTTGGAAAATTTCGAGGTAAATACTCAGCTCAGCTGTCCTGCTGATCCAAACATCAGTTTTGGAATGGAAGATTTAAAGGATGTGGTGATACCTCATAATGATCCCTTATTGGTCACTTTGACCATAACCAATTATGATGTGGCTCGCATCTTTGTGGATACTGGAAGCTCGGTGAACATTATCTTCAAAGAAACCCTTGACCAAATGAAATTGGAAGGATTTGATTTGGACCCAATTACCACGGAGTTGTATGGGTTTACGGGTCATGCTTTGCAACCATTGGGACAGATAGTGCTCCCATTATCTCCAGGAAATGGAGAGCAGAGAGTAACCAAAATGGCTTGCTTCACGGTGGTGGATGCACCCTTCTCTTTCAATGGAATATTGGGGCGCCTTGCCCTGAGTGATTTCCGAGCCGTGGAATCCACCTATCATTAG